A single genomic interval of Tursiops truncatus isolate mTurTru1 chromosome 1, mTurTru1.mat.Y, whole genome shotgun sequence harbors:
- the KTI12 gene encoding protein KTI12 homolog, translating to MPLVVFCGLPYSGKSRRAEELRVALAAEGRAVYVVDDAEVLGAEDATVYGDSVREKALRGALRAAVERRLSRHEVVILDSLNYIKGFRYELYCLARAARTPLCLVYCVRPGGLSGGPRVAGADESPSRNVSVSWRPRAEEGGRPLAAGTGVLGEPQAVDSVVNGRAQAEVPKELEREETRTPDFPALVTSEFEKSAEHVSGAFYPPELLEALALRFEAPDSRNRWDRPLFTLVGLEEPLPLSEIRAALFENRAPPPHQSTQSQPLASGTFLHQLDQVTSQVLAGLMEAQKSAVPGDLLKLSGTTEHLRFTRPLTMAELSRLRRQFISYTKMHPNNENLPQLANMFLQYLSQSLH from the coding sequence ATGCCGCTGGTGGTGTTTTGCGGGCTGCCGTACAGCGGCAAGAGCCGGCGCGCGGAGGAGCTCCGCGTGGCACTGGCGGCCGAGGGCCGCGCGGTGTACGTGGTGGACGACGCGGAGGTGCTGGGCGCGGAGGACGCGACAGTGTACGGCGATTCGGTCCGTGAGAAGGCCTTGCGTGGGGCCCTGCGAGCGGCCGTGGAGCGGCGCCTGAGTCGCCACGAAGTGGTCATCCTCGACTCGCTTAATTACATCAAGGGCTTCCGCTACGAGCTGTACTGCCTGGCGCGGGCGGCGCGCACTCCGCTGTGCCTGGTCTACTGCGTAAGGCCAGGCGGTCTGAGCGGGGGACCGCGGGTGGCGGGCGCGGATGAGAGTCCGAGCCGCAATGTCAGTGTGAGTTGGAGGCCGCgagctgaggagggagggagacctcTGGCGGCGGGCACCGGTGTCCTCGGGGAACCGCAGGCAGTGGACTCTGTAGTAAATGGGAGAGCCCAGGCAGAAGTACCTAAGGAACTGGAGCGGGAGGAAACCAGGACGCCAGATTTTCCAGCTCTTGTGACTTCGGAATTCGAGAAATCTGCAGAGCATGTGTCCGGTGCCTTTTACCCTCCCGAACTTCTGGAGGCCCTAGCGCTGCGCTTCGAAGCTCCCGACTCTCGGAACCGCTGGGACAGGCCCCTGTTCACCTTGGTGGGCTTAGAGGAGCCGTTGCCTCTGTCAGAGATCAGAGCTGCCTTGTTTGAGAACCGGGCTCCTCCACCCCATCAGTCTACACAGTCACAGCCACTTGCCTCCGGCACCTTTCTGCACCAATTGGACCAGGTCACCAGccaggtgttggcaggactgATGGAAGCTCAGAAGAGCGCAGTCCCTGGAGACTTGCTTAAGCTTTCTGGCACCACAGAGCACCTGCGGTTTACCCGGCCTTTGACCATGGCAGAACTGAGTCGCCTCCGTCGCCAGTTTATTTCCTACACCAAAATGCATCCCAACAATGAGAACCTGCCTCAACTGGCCAACATGTTTCTGCAGTATCTGAGCCAGAGCCTGCACTAA